TCCAATCCTGTTCTGTTGTCTTCATGTTTGTTGAACTTTTTTTCTCTGTCTGGTTTAATGTAAAGGAACTTTTTACCTTAAATGCTTTTGATTTAATGGTTTTATGACAGAGATTTTATATGGTGAAGCCTTGTCCAAAAGAGTTGAAATGTGATGTTGAGGTAGGCTTTGCTAACTTATGTTCTATTTCTATGGAACTTGCTATTTTGAGGTGCTTATTCGGCCTATACGTGTCTGCATCAGTAGTATACTTGCATATTTTGTATATTTTCTCCTTTGTTGCCAGCAATTCCTTCATTCTTTTTTTAAATAGGCCAGCATATTCTGCATTCTCATGTTCGGATCAAACAGCATTTAAATATATTCTCTATTCTATTTGTGGGGCAGGTGAGTTCATATGCAATTAGAGACCCAGAAGAGTATAAGAATTTCTGTGATCGACCGAAGGCCCAGCGTCCACAGACAGAAGAAGTCATAAGTGTAAGGAGCAAATCATGTTTTATCATCTCTATAGTTCTGTAATATTTCCCACAAGACTTATATGGAAACTTTGTGTGCCTTTGGTATCTTCCACTTTTTAAAAGCTTTGGAAATCTTTGTCCTCAATCCATAGTTATTGTCATACCATATCAGAATAGGACCATTTATTCCTGGCAACGTTTTGCAAACATTTCTGTTTGATTTATTAGGATTTGCGGTTGGTGTATGCATATATGCGCTAACATCATGCAAATTGTTTTACTCAGGACATTGCAGAACACCTAACTACAATACATCTCAAACGATGTGAAAGAGGAAAACGTTGCTTATATCAAGGCTCTACTCCAGTAGGCGGATTTCCAAATTCATGGGTTTGTGCCTTTTAATCTCTACCTACTAGGAACTAGAATTTGGCTTGTTTGGTCATGGAAATCTAGTTTCCAATCTCTCAGTAACTAAAAGAAGTTCTTATAATGTCACCATATTTTGATAAATGAATTTCCTGTTTCTGAAATTTGAAACTTTGTAGTATTCTTGTAAATTAGTGGAATTTTTGGGAAACTGAACTGATTTCATGTAGTTAAATGGCCATCTTTTCTCAGACACGCATCAGCTGATTGATTATTTTCTTTGCAACAGAATGGGGCAACGCACTGTACTTCAGAACTTTCAATTCTGAAGAATAACGAGGTACATATGTGGGATAAGGGTTACGATGATGAGGGAAATCAGGTTTGTTTCACTTTCTTACATTTCGTTTCACTTGCTTAGGACTTGGGATGAAGGAAAAATATTCAACAAAAATTGTTTTGCTTGTGACAGGTTTGGGGAGTGAAAGAAGGTCCATATGAGTTCAAGCCTGCCGTTAACTCGAGTTACGATGACTTGTATACACCTTTGACTTTCCCATTGCAGACCGTGGAGAAAAGAATAGAGGGCTCATTTGTCTTGGAAGAATGATTACTTGTTTCATATATACCTTATGTAAATGATTGACTACACTTGAGAACGTATCCAACCTTCTTTGAAAGGATCATCTTTTAACTTTTAGTAGTTCAGAAAGTGTCAGCATAAAATGAGCTCCTGATTATTTAGCATTGATGTATCTATCATGTATGTAGTGAAGCACTGGATAATACAGTCAATAAGATAACTGCTTGTCTCAAGTAGCATGGTTTCTAGTCTCCACATCGGAGTTCAAATGCATAACACAAATTTACCAGTCAATTGAATAAAGTGTGTTTTTTTTCCCCTTTCAAAAATCAACATTTGCCAGCGGAACGAAAGGTTGTCGACACAAATTCTCACTTTCAAGGTTTTACCTTGAGCAAACTACATAAGAAATGGGTATAATCTAATGAATCACCTTCGATTGGCCAGGGTAAGATTTACAAATTACTCAAAGTCCATACATTCAGGAGAAAGAAAAGAATTCCTACAACATGACAATAGGTGTACTACTTACTACCAAGGTTTCAAGTCACTGACGGGTCCTGCTGTCCAATTTAAGACTTTCTCGCCAGGACTCAAGAATACGGTCGTGTCGTGTGGCAACTTGCGAGCAAGACCATTGAGTACCTGATGAAAAGCATCTCCTTGTTCAACTGGTTGAGGGAATAACATTGCCTGTTTCATTGAAGGGTTTGCTAACAATCTCTGTTTCCGAAGTATTACTTCTGGTGGGATTGACGTCAATATGCTGTCCAGCTGAGGAACGTCCTTTTCGTCTACAAATACCCCTATGTCTTCCCATGGGATCGCATCGGCAAATGGTAAAACGATGTCGTCCGCTATAATCACGGGGATGCATCCAAATATCACCGCCTCGACCAATCTCGGACTCCATGGAGCCCACCCGAGGGGACACAGACAGAATACGGCTCGCTGCATGTCCTCGTAGTAGGTTGTTGGGTGCTCTGTCGAAATGTCAAAAAGCGGATTGTCCTTGAAATTCTCCCACACCGCTGCTCGTGCACCTCTGTAAATATAGATTAGAGAAAAAGAGTTCTTCATTAAGAGACTCTCTTGGCCTGACTGATTTACCATAGTACATTCTTAAAATTTTCTAATTATTGGTTATGAGACGTACCTTGCATAATATCCACCTTCAGGATCATTACCCACATCATAAAACAAGCCTCGGAAGTAAACGAATATGGACCTAGGAGTCTTTTCCGGAATCAGGTGGGCATGCATTTTCTGTGGAGGAGCATATGGGGGAACTGTGATTGACCCCTCTTTCAAGCAAACATGGTTTCTTTGTCCGAAAGTCTGAACCAATGTCGCACGCTGAAGCAATGGGAGAATTCCTCTTTCAATGGCCTTCTCTTCCTGCAATTTAATAGTGATTAGGAACTACAGTAGCTAAAATAgcaataatcatcataaaaaccatATAGCCAGTCACAAAATACATTAATTCACTCCAATCTGGTTAAAGGTCAGCTTACCTGATAATGAAAGCATGCTCCAAAGTCATGGGGCACTACAAAGAAGTGGTCAGCTCCTTCCGTGCGATTCCAGTAAGGCCAGTTGGAAGAAATAAGCTGAATCGCACTTCTCATCATCCTTGGCGATTTAAAAGGCAAAGGAAGACCATTGGGAGTCAGGTCACACGTGGTGTAGACAGGAGTATAAAACCAATCAGCTTCTTCAGGATTAAGAGTCCGAACAGGGCTCGACAGTAGAAACCTATGCATGAAGATCTCAGCAGCAAACATGTGTGTGAGGCATCTTGGGTCTTTCTGCAGAATCTTCTTGTTGTATTTGCTAGGAAGTTCATATACAAAAACTTTCAACCTTCCCACTGGATCATCTTCCAAGACATCACCAGCACTACCTAATATCATGCAAAAAAGCATACTTAAAGAGGCTCAAAGTTTAAATCGGCTCATTTCAAATTATATACTTAAAATATAACACTTAGGTCAACTCCCAAGAAATATAAATGCTAGCATACCATCCCACTGATAACGAAATTTGACAAAAGTTTTAAACTAGCCACCTTCCCAGAAATTAAAACTCAATAGAAATGACAGAAGAGTAAAAGTCGAAATCAAATTCCAACCAATACCTTTCTCTGCCTCCAACATACAGTGCCTAGAGCACAAGTTTATTAGCAGCAGAGTCTAATTTGGATTGGAATGACCCAGTCAAACAGAGTGTCAAGCTTAGTCAAAGCTCTGTCAACTGGAGCTATATTCTACCATAAAACATGCCAAGTCAAGCAACCAGCTTTCTATATGAGGCTCAAACATCTGTCCCCCATGGCTAATTCAACTTAGGATTGAAACAGAAAGTAATAATACCATATCAGTATCAAGTTAAACATATACTTCCATGTTCAATTTGCCAGTATAGATGCAGTTCATTTATTTATTTCCCTTTCTAAGCTCTTGACCTAATACAGAACTGTAATTGACAAATATCACCTAAAGAAAAGCCTCAGATTTAGGCATTTTGCAGCAATGACAGAAAACGTGAACTGATTTCAAAGCTACTTTTAGATTGTATTAAGTCAACAATCAGAAATGAAAAAATATCCAAATCGAATCCGAGATTAACAACAGATCCCACAATCCTACTAACCCTAAATCATGCATGAGAACTGAATCGAACCCAAAATGACAGACAAACAAAAACCCTAAATAAATCTCAGAGCACAAAAGATCAAGCATGAAATAAATGAAGCTGAATCAAACCTGAAATTCGCTCGGTGGGATGGCTCCTCTCCAGCTGAAAAGCATCAATCCACTGAAGCACGGAAAGAAAAAGAATCCCAGCAAGTAAAAACTTCATTTCGAAATAAATCTACAAGTTGGAACGAAAAGAGAATTGGAAAAATGGGGTTCTTGTAGAGAAATCGCAAATATGTGGTGGGTGGGATGTCAATGGAGATAGTAGTTAAGAGGAATCAAAAAGAAGCTTTGATAGAGAAGGGTAAGCAAACTCCGATTTGAGAAAACACACAGAGAAGAAGATTCTTGTTCTTCAAACAAAAGTTGTTGTTTTGAATTACTTTATTATTTGGAATCAAGAGCATATTTTAATATGATTTAAACAGAGGGTTTGattgatttttttatttttcattttctgggTTTGATGAGAAATTCCATCACAGCTAGCGGAAAGCATAATCCAACTGTATGTGTATGCATTGCTTCTTCAACCTTCAATAGCTCAACTTCAACAACTCTATGGACGAGTCAATTTTCGGATCCAATTAATATTTCTTTATATATAAGTAACAATAACcatttaataaaatatattattatataaataataaattatatatttaatttaaattctATCAAAATATATCaacaaatgatatgtaatttttttttaaaaatatatgttaaattatttaatttttcataaatatttatgattttttataataataaaaattattaaatatttatggtgtataatattattattcatattaagaAAATTGTAAAAATATTAGCACATGTCGAAGTGGAGGGTGATTGCCAGATATTCATCGACGAGTTAAATTTTAGACGGTCAAATTTTATTTTAGAAATAGAAGGAAATTTCATCGAAAATATCAAGATCAAGACGAAATATAGCTCtcttaatattattttttattttaattagcgATATGCAAAAACAGTTATACATAAATTTCATTTTAATAATCTTTCATTCTTTTTTATCATGAATATCGTTTGATTCGACATTATTGTTATTTAATGAAATGATTTTCAAtttcaaaaaaatatatttatttatttattaagttaTCATTATTTAAGTTCAAATTTCAAAAGAAATTATCATTATTTATGTTTCTGGAGAGAATAATTACTCAAATcaattttttctatttttatttttggaTGGAGCAatcaatctatctatctatattttATTATTTGATCAATAACTGCATATAGGAAATTCATTTATTTTTTCTGTAACAAAAGTAATATACTGTAGCATGTAATTAATAACATCATTTCCTTATACTAATTTCAAAAATTCCTAGAGAATTTCAAAAAAAAACAATTAATTGAGATATTTCTGAAAAATAACCCGTATACTGTCCTATTGTTACAAGAATAGTAGAATGTCGTTTACCTCTGGACTAGGCCTCGCAGAGTAGGGAAACCGAACTGCGTGAACATATCCTGTGTTATTTATTTTCTGCACTGTGTTTTATTATTCTGTGTTAACGTGCCCCCATTAGCACAATAGTACTGATCTATCGTTTCAGTCGGAATACACTCTCATTATAGTTTAGCTCCGATAATTCACAAAAAAAGAAGAAAATGATCGATGATTgccatgaaaaaaatatatatattcaagaTATTCTATGTCTTAAACATTAATATTGAGCAGATCAACTACCATACCAAGGATTTAATGCATGGAGATGGATCCATCATCATCGATGGACATTAGGCTGGAAAATGATGGATATGATAAATATTTTTAGGTGAATTAATTTAAGTAGAGTATTTAATTTAAACTAGATGTTGCACCATACTTCTAGAATTAAAAATCCAGAAAAGAAGGAAATAGGATTTAAACTGAAGTAAACTATTTAGATAAACTAGATGTTACGTTACACCATATATACTGCTAGAATTAAATAACATCTTTGCTTCATTCCGTAACACGTCGTATCTAATCTTATAGTCGTAGACAATAGGAAGAATAAAATTAAATCGTTAGAATTTTTTAATAAATCAAATTTTACCTAActaattaaaattacacaaaagGCTCGTGATCATTATTTCAGCAAGTATTTTGTCGTTCAACTGCCAACTTCTTCCTTATTCTGCATTTGCGTTTTCCAACTAAGAGCGTATAGAAAACCTACCGATCGACTACATGAGCCAAGATGGCACTTCCAACTTGTTTTTCACAACCAAGTTAGTATTCGCTCATTGCATTCCTCATAATTCATGCTACCTCGCGTCCGAAAATTGTAGATAAAAAAAAAATGGCAAGAGACGCTAGTATTTTCGGACAAAGGTAATTTATATTTGAAAGTAATTAATCAAATATCATTAAAGTATCTTCAGAAGAAATATTTGATTAAAAATTGGTACCATGTGCAAGAATTTAATACTATTATAAACGAGATCTACAAAGTATAGCTAGAAAAGACAATTTCATGTCAACCGAATCAATTATTGAATTTTAAATAAATagcttcaatttttatttttatttttaataaatgaaTAAATGATCTCCACGTTATTAGATATTGAATTTAAGTGGAGTTTTATTAAGCAATATCGGAATTGGCTACAAAAGCCAAAAAAGTAGGTAATCTTTCTTATCCATTACTCTTCAGATTGACAATGTAATGGGCAAGCATATTACCTGATCTTGGCACAAAAATGAACTTGCAGGAAATGAAATTTCTAGCTAAAGTTCTAATCATTTCTAACACATTCCTGTAAGATAAAAAGGAGGTGCCGATGCTAATTGCATCGTTAACCACCAACATTGCATCAGATTCAAAGATTACATGAAAAAAGCCAAAAGATAAAGCCAATAAAACTCCCTGAAGTAAAGCGACGGCTTCGGCGTAGCAGATGTCCATGAAGCCTTGTTCAAATATAGATTTGTAGCAAAGAGTCTCTCCGAGATGGTCCCTCATGATTATTCTGAGTCCCCAAAAACCGGATTGGTTATAAAGAGCCGCGTCCGAGTTGATTTTGACAGTGCCTTGCGGAGGAGGGTGCCATCCTCTAGAGGGCCTGGACTGTTGTTGTTGAAACGGCTGAAGGGTTGGCCTACACGACAACGTCTTTACATGTTCGACAAGTAACGCAGCTGATTTTGGTACAACACAGAGAGAACTGGACCATGCATCATTCCTATTTTTCCATGTAACCCACAGCCCGACATTTAACGAAGTCCAGGAATTGCTGTCAAGCAAGTCGTGCATTCTAAAATACCACTGGAAGAAATTTTCATTTTGCCAAGCCCCGACATCCAGACTCGGAAACACCAGCTTCCAAAATTTTTTAACCCAACAGCAAGAAAGGAACAGATGTGTAATATTTTCAGGCTCATAATCACATACAGGGCACAGAGAACCTAAGTTCGTACCTCGTGAGCGCAGAATATCCTTGTTGCCAAGCTTTGATGTCCAAGTCGCCAGAGGAAAATAACGATTTTGGGCATTACCTGGAGCTTCCAGATTATCTTCCAGAACCTGGGAACGGGGGGAGAGTAATCCTTGCTTTTCCTAAGTTCAAGTGCCACGAAATATGTACTACGACCTGTGAACATGTCGTTCTTTGTGTTTTTCCAGGCCAGTAGATCACTGTTGAAGGGAAGGACAGGAGTTTTTCCAATTGCTGATGCAACACGAGGTCTGAAAAGAGAGTGAAGAAGCCTTACGTTCCATAGCCCTGATTCCCTTTCCAAGAGCTGTGCTACACAATAAATTCCATTTTCTTTAAGGTTATGCTCCTCCCTGTCAGTCAATTGTATATTGCTGCCCCAGTTGTCCTCTTCGATGCGAATACTTAGTCCGTTGCCTACCCGCTAGAC
This portion of the Rutidosis leptorrhynchoides isolate AG116_Rl617_1_P2 unplaced genomic scaffold, CSIRO_AGI_Rlap_v1 contig22, whole genome shotgun sequence genome encodes:
- the LOC139882028 gene encoding probable beta-1,4-xylosyltransferase IRX10L encodes the protein MFAAEIFMHRFLLSSPVRTLNPEEADWFYTPVYTTCDLTPNGLPLPFKSPRMMRSAIQLISSNWPYWNRTEGADHFFVVPHDFGACFHYQEEKAIERGILPLLQRATLVQTFGQRNHVCLKEGSITVPPYAPPQKMHAHLIPEKTPRSIFVYFRGLFYDVGNDPEGGYYARGARAAVWENFKDNPLFDISTEHPTTYYEDMQRAVFCLCPLGWAPWSPRLVEAVIFGCIPVIIADDIVLPFADAIPWEDIGVFVDEKDVPQLDSILTSIPPEVILRKQRLLANPSMKQAMLFPQPVEQGDAFHQVLNGLARKLPHDTTVFLSPGEKVLNWTAGPVSDLKPW
- the LOC139882021 gene encoding uncharacterized protein, encoding MKKRRWVNWNAMSSSKSKGGLGLRDFKAFNLALLVKQGWRIMQEPDSLLAQTLKKKYFPVTSFLEAELGSNPSFVWRSILEGRELLERESGLWNVRLLHSLFRPRVASAIGKTPVLPFNSDLLAWKNTKNDMFTGRSTYFVALELRKSKDYSPPVPRFWKIIWKLQLVFPSLDVGAWQNENFFQWYFRMHDLLDSNSWTSLNVGLWVTWKNRNDAWSSSLCVVPKSAALLVEHVKTLSCRPTLQPFQQQQSRPSRGWHPPPQGTVKINSDAALYNQSGFWGLRIIMRDHLGETLCYKSIFEQGFMDICYAEAVALLQGVLLALSFGFFHVIFESDAMLVVNDAISIGTSFLSYRNVLEMIRTLARNFISCKFIFVPRSGNMLAHYIVNLKSNG
- the LOC139882031 gene encoding chromophore lyase CRL, chloroplastic-like — encoded protein: MVTGSDENNNGWSIAQGLVVKTLVLIGGALLIKRFTKSKTRWDHAHFVSHSLSGEKFTKEQASRDPDNYFNIRMLTCPAAEMVDGSKVLYFEQAFWRTPQRPFRQRFYMVKPCPKELKCDVEVSSYAIRDPEEYKNFCDRPKAQRPQTEEVISDIAEHLTTIHLKRCERGKRCLYQGSTPVGGFPNSWNGATHCTSELSILKNNEVHMWDKGYDDEGNQVWGVKEGPYEFKPAVNSSYDDLYTPLTFPLQTVEKRIEGSFVLEE